In the Hemitrygon akajei chromosome 7, sHemAka1.3, whole genome shotgun sequence genome, one interval contains:
- the LOC140730825 gene encoding histone H2A type 1-F-like yields the protein MSGRGKTGKAKSKPKSRSSRAGLQFPVGRVHRLLRKGNYAERVGAGAPVYLAAVLEYLTAEILELAGNAARDNKKTRIIPRHLQLAIRNDEELNKLLGRVTIAQGGVLPNIQAVLLPKKSGAPANPKGK from the coding sequence ATGAGTGGACGTGGAAAAACCGGAAAGGCCAAGAGCAAGCCCAAGTCTCGCTCGTCCCGGGCCGGACTGCAGTTCCCGGTGGGCCGTGTTCACAGGCTCCTGAGAAAGGGTAACTATGCTGAACGGGTGGGTGCCGGAGCCCCGGTCTAtctggctgctgtgctcgagTATCTGACGGCTGAAATCCTCGAGTTGGCCGGTAACGCGGCCCGGGACAACAAGAAGACCCGCATCATCCCCAGACACCTGCAGCTGGCCATCCGCAACGACGAGGAACTCAACAAGCTGCTGGGACGGGTGACCATCGCTCAGGGCGGGGTGCTGCCCAATATCCAGGCCGTGTTGTTGCCCAAGAAAAGCGGCGCGCCCGCCAACCCCAAGGGCAAGTAA
- the LOC140730827 gene encoding histone H2A-like, with protein MSGRGKTGKAKSKPKSRSSRAGLQFPVGRVHRLLRKGNYAERVGAGAPVYLAAVLEYLTAEILELAGNAARDNKKTRIIPRHLQLAVRNDEELNKLLGGVTIAQGGVLPNIQAVLLPKKSGAPANPKGK; from the coding sequence ATGAGTGGACGAGGAAAAACAGGAAAGGCCAAGAGCAAGCCCAAGTCTCGCTCGTCCCGGGCCGGACTGCAGTTCCCGGTGGGCCGTGTTCACAGGCTCCTGAGAAAGGGTAACTATGCTGAACGGGTGGGTGCCGGAGCCCCGGTCTAtctggctgctgtgctcgagTATCTGACGGCTGAAATCCTCGAGTTGGCCGGTAACGCGGCCCGGGACAACAAGAAGACCCGCATCATCCCCAGACACCTGCAGCTGGCCGTCCGCAACGACGAGGAGCTCAACAAGCTGCTGGGAGGGGTGACCATCGCTCAGGGCGGGGTACTGCCCAATATCCAGGCCGTGTTGTTGCCCAAGAAAAGCGGCGCGCCCGCCAACCCCAAGGGCAAGTAA